TAACTGTCGTGCTTACAACAACGAGACGACGACTTACTATAAGAATGCCAACAAGCTAGAGAAGTTCATGGTGGCCAAAATCAAAGAGATCCCTGAGTACTCTCATTTGGTGGAGTAATGGCGACAGGGATGCACTGAATATTTATATGTACAATAGTGATATTAATGAATGCGATGCAATTTATTTAGATCAATATACTAATATCTTGACGGAAGTACACAGGTTGGTCATCCATTTATACTGTAAGTACACAATTCACGTATATCTAAACTTCAATTGCAATATCGTTACACCTGCTCCTCATCGCCAACCTCGGAATCGAGCTTAGCAACAACACTGACCATCTTATCATCGTCGTAAATCTTGAATCCCTCAGACTTAGTCACGCTGGAAAGCTGGACGTTCTTGCTatcgagcttctcctccataacctgcttgagaatcttgAGAACAAGGACCTCGCCCTCCTCGAGAGTCATGTCCTTGTGGTATTCGTTCTGAAGCTCGGCCTGAGCACCTTCGCTACCACTGCCAAtagccttggcctcgtaTCTGTAGAAGGTTCCTGATGGCTCAGCATGGTAGAGCTGGGCTCCATGGTCATCATCATATCCAGCAATGAGAAGAGCGACACCGAAAGGACGAGACATGATTCGCTCCTCACCCTCAGCACCCTCACCGAATCGCAGAGCCAAATCACACACTGCTTGGGTCACCGTCTCAACGTTTATGGGCTCATCATAGTATAGGTCATGTTGGACAGACTCCACTCGCGCGTGGTCAATCATGGTTCGGGCATCTGCAGTGAGACCGGACATGGCACAGCCAATGTGTTTGTCGATTTCAACGATCTTCTCGATGGATGATGCCTCAAGCAGGGAAGAGGTGATTCGCTTCTCGACTCCGAGAACGACACCATCCTTGGTGGCGACACCAATGGCTGTGGATCCGAGCTATGTTAGTTGGTGTTATTTGGGATGGACCTATCTTGCTTGATGGCACACGGGTGAGTGGGTGTGATTAGGTAAAAGTGGCGACACAACGACGATAGATCGCCAATACCACCAGATTAATGATACAATCGCACTTCTGAGTCGATAGCTCATACTGATCGTTCCATTAAGATGGCCAAATAACCGATGATGCGGTTGCTGCTTCTGGCTGAGCTCAAACACCCATGTCCTCATTATGAACCCGTCATCACTATTGTCGTAATTGTGCAACATCTGCACATTGAATACTTACTTTGATAGCCTCGAGAGAGTACTCGACCTGGAAAAGTCGGCCTTCGGGAGAGAACGTGCTCACTCCTCGGTCGTATTCACTTCTTGTAAGGAACATGCTGtgttgtggtgatgatggtggcAATAAACTGTGATGCGAAGTTGGGGAGTATGGAAGCTTACTTGGATGACCCGAAATCGCCACAAGGGAACATGAACCACGATAAGGAGACGGTATTGTAATTAATTAAAAAACTTCGAAGTAGTGAGAGAACAATTGATtatgatatatatatacatattGACCTTACTGAGATATCATCAACATTATTAGTCAGCAAACGACAACGTCCATCGACCGATTACGTGACTTTTCATGGTAAGTGCACCAGTAACTGAAGTAATCGCTGGTAAACTTTTTTATGATACTTGCTGAAGCCATGAAACACATATTTATaaaagttataattaaatgaatgtatatgcagaaaaaaaaaaaaaaacttgtACGTCCACGATGTTTTTCAATGTTCCCTAAATCTTCACATcaccggtacagtatgtacttgtactcgtaccgctCCTTACTacaagctacaagtacactcgtactgtatgtctttgtacagtagctacagtacgtacaCCCAACCTAAAATAAACAAACGCGAACGCGACAGGACACAATTCGGCTGGGTCTCAGGCTTCTTTTCTACAACCGGGAAAGGTGCTTCTCGATTATTCTCTACGCCAATCTGATTAATAACGGTCGATTTATCAAATGGAAGTGGACGACCCAAggcaaggccaaggccatgaCCAGGGCCTTAGTGGtatcaagaccaagaagagTACCATCACAACGACAACTACAACTCAACATATCCGCTCTCACTCTTCTCATCCACAGCAAGAGGCTCCTCTGTATGTTCCAAAGGTGTCTCTTAACCCTAGCACCTCTCTGCCACTGTTGGCGTGCAGACTCATGCCTCAACCAAAGTGTTCAGAGGTGACAAGAAACACCCCTCGACCAAGAAATATTGAGACATACGCTCTGGATGTTCAGGAGGTTCTGGTAATGGAGGATCTGCTTAATGTTCTTATGGGCCACGAAGGTGTATACATCAACTACAGTGACTCTTACAACCCCCGACTTGAGCTCGATCGACTCAA
This genomic interval from Yarrowia lipolytica chromosome 1E, complete sequence contains the following:
- a CDS encoding uncharacterized protein (Compare to YALI0E02794g, highly similar to uniprot|P32379 Saccharomyces cerevisiae YGR253c PUP2 20S proteasome subunit(alpha5), similar to Saccharomyces cerevisiae PUP2 (YGR253C); ancestral locus Anc_5.64), which produces MFLTRSEYDRGVSTFSPEGRLFQVEYSLEAIKLGSTAIGVATKDGVVLGVEKRITSSLLEASSIEKIVEIDKHIGCAMSGLTADARTMIDHARVESVQHDLYYDEPINVETVTQAVCDLALRFGEGAEGEERIMSRPFGVALLIAGYDDDHGAQLYHAEPSGTFYRYEAKAIGSGSEGAQAELQNEYHKDMTLEEGEVLVLKILKQVMEEKLDSKNVQLSSVTKSEGFKIYDDDKMVSVVAKLDSEVGDEEQV